In Carassius auratus strain Wakin unplaced genomic scaffold, ASM336829v1 scaf_tig00214720, whole genome shotgun sequence, the genomic window acagccattacaatgaaacgaaatatatcaatttaccttttttattttcattttaacatatagataaatttaatacagaccaaagataaactgttagatttacccaaaactgattatattttatgtttaaccactaaagagaaatcagagccagcggcacatatcagaaggtctagccgaggtgaggctgcttctcggcggatttTTCCACTGTTTTCTCTTGgctaataaagtatttatttgtgaAGCATTTTCTCAAGAAGAGGAAACAGTCCCTCCAATCTCTCCATGCTCAACTCTCTCTCTGGAGTTCAATGTCCTCTCTAAGCAACTCCACCAGCTTCCACTCAtgccctcacctgtcccaggacacttgcAATCCTAAGGCATAGAAAATAAACCATGCctgttaacaacaacagcacaacgaatttcagcaaaaaatgtgttcatttgctTACTTTCTATAAGTCCTTCCCCAGCAGACTAATTTTCTCCAGAATTGTACTAAAACAAGAAACACATGGTATtacttatgaaaaatataaagacagGTTTGCAATCTTGACATGAGAAAATATAACAGCAGGACATGCATAGAAATTACTCAAGTGCTAAAGTTTAGTTAAAACATTTGTAGAAATCTCTTGCATGACAGCACTACAAAAACACAATTAAGGGAAAGTCTATTGCCTTATATAGTCGTTGTCTTATTGTTTGTGGGCTTTGTGTAAAAAATACTTTCGCTAGGTATTTGAGTAAATGAAACCACAACACTTGCATTTCTATGTGAACTCTCACCTTCCGTGCTCTTTGAATGTAACAACCGTTGTCATCAGATGTACACTTCCATCTTCCTAGGAAATGAAGGGTGCATTTAAGTTGCTTTTGCAATTCATCAGCCTACTTCACGCCGCGGTGACGCAATCAGCCTTGGAATGCGGTCTTCAGAGTGTGCCATCTGACTTTGGGACAGCTTGCGTCATGGCACTGTGACAATCGCACTTCACATTCTCACTTCGGAGTCCACGCACTTCAGTTTGGGACACAGCAATAGTATAACTCTAATTCACACCTGCTTGAAAGTTTCTAGTATCCTGAAGAGCTTTATTAGATGGAGCAGGTGTATTTGATTAGTGTTGGAGCTTTACTATGCAGCACTGTGGCCATCCAGAATTTGACAGACCaatgtgttaaagggatactctacCCAAAAGTGAATATATTGTcactaatcacttacccccatgtcgttccaaaactgtaaaagctttgtttgtcttcagaacacaatttaagatattttggatataaatcgggaggcttgtgactgtcccatagactcccaagtaaaatacactgtcaaggtccagaaaagcatgttaagaatagtccatctgccaacagtggttcaaccgtaacattatgaaacgacaggaatactttttgtacacgaagaaaacaaactaatgactttattcaacatttcccctctcctctgtctctccacatcaccataGCGCCATTTTGGACAGTATGATCTGAACGCAAACGgtgtacgctcttctgtgtcagccatgccacaaggatatgttttctGCATCTATTTGCTTTGATTTGTAAGAAAACAGTCCATTAGTGCAgtgtggctgacacagaagagtgtatgcAGTTtgtgttcagctcatattctccaaaatggtgctacactgatgtggagagacacagactAGTGGAATTATTGAACAAAGtgtttatgggtttggaatgacatgatggtaagtgattaatgaccattttcattttggggtggaatatCTCTTTAAGGCTTCTTTCTTGTGTGAATTTTCATATGGTGGTCAAGGTTCCCTTTTttagtgaaactctttccacactgtttacAGGTGtgaggcttttctccagtgtgaattctcacaTGGGAATCCAGATTTCCTTTTTTAGTGAAATTCTTTCCACATTGTTGGCAGTTGTAAGGCTTTTCCCCCGTGTGAATTCGCATATGGGCGTCAAGATTTCCTTTTGTAGTGAAACTCTTTTCACATTGTTTGCAGGTGTAAGGCTTTTCCCCCGTGTGAATTCTCATATGAATGTCAAGATTTCCTTTTGTAGTGAAACTCTTACTACATTGTTGGCAGGtgtaaggcttttctccagtgtgaattctcatatgGGCATCTAGGTTTCCTTTTgtagtgaaactctttccacattgttgACAGGTGAAATGACTTTGTACTCCTGTCTTTTGAGCTCTTTTTTGTGAATAAGTCTTTTTAGTCTGTGAGCAATTAAACAAATGTTCTCCAGTGAAATTGTGAGGTATCTTACAATTATCTTCCATTTCATTCAGTTGCTGATGCTCCTCTTTCAGTGGTATCAGATCTAAAGCGATAGGAGTTAATGTGTCATTTGAATGGCTCAATGCAACAAACATCAATAGATTTAGACATGTATAGAATAAAAACCAACATGTATGCTCAGTATCCACTAAGATACTGAAATAAGTGTTGCCTGTAATCCTCTTCTCTATACAGTTACATTTTTCCTTCCTTTAggaaatatatacaatatttttctAGCTGGCAGTTATCAAACCCCTTATGGAAAAGCaggagaactagttaattatataCGCATCTCAGATTTAAGGTGTAAAATATTGTCCTTAGTTATTTTCAGAGAAGCTGTatttatgaaaaatttaaatcagGATTTATGCCCCATCGTTGTACAGAAACTGTTTATTAATGTTACAATTATATATTCTTGACTTTTCAAATTAACTTGAATTCTATTACATTTTCTGACAATATAGATCAAGACATTCTAGCTTGAGAATTATTTTGGCATTTATGGACAAGCATAAGCATGGTTTATGTTTCATGTCTCCACATTTACACAATGTAAAGGGGTAGCAGTCAGATACATCATCATATACAAGCATGGAGACCCACCAGGCTCAGTAATAGGTCCTCTgttatttatacttatattttcCTGTCACAGAGAACAAACTGTTACTATATACAGTCATGTGAAAAAGTTATTTCCTATTGCATTCCATGGTTTTCTGTATAAGGGCAtagtaaaaaaatactttttttttacaaaaaataatgccAAAATGGAAACTCAATGAGTGACGAATTTAAGATACCCTTATAGATACTAAAAATAGGAATTTAGAGTGTCCGTCAGACAGTGCTAATCAAATGCCTTTGATTAACTGATCATGAGCAAGCGTGAGCACCTCTATAAAAGgcagaggtttttacagtttggTAGGCTGGAGCCTTTAGATATGTAACACCCCAATGCCAAAGAGAGAAGACACCAGCAATGATCTTAGAGAAGCGATTTTTGCTGCCATCAATCTGGGAAGAGTAATACAACCATTAGCAAACAAATTGAATCCATTGAAATCCATCATTCCACAGTGATGAAAATAATTAACGTGGAAGACATTCAAAACAGACCCCAATCCTCCCAGGAATGGATGTTTGAAGAAATTAAACTCTAGATCAAACTCAAGATGTTATGCTCAGAGAAACATCAGACAACCCAAGAACTACACGTCAGACACTACAGGCCTCAGTTAACATTTTAACTGAGGCCTGTAGTGaggccgccatcttgtagcagaacttcacttgcgttagcgtCCCATTGACCTcctattcattttggcgtcactttgtcagcaaataactttacatctgaggcttttaaagactccatttgtccattatttatttctaaaaatacatGACAATTTATAAAGGGCTCcgttaccttctatgttacattatggtcccgtagaaacagtttttttaaaaataggctaacgattgcttcATAACCaatcgactctctgtcgcacagtaaagaaattaccatacagacaggaggagaagctcgcaggcaattaacttaatatggtgtactggcgttacattttaaaatactatacaaaaaaaTTTAGCAGAATAcctactcctgctcactcacgccaaagaactccccgctcaagctcgccgtctctgcaagatttaACGACGTTGCTGACtccatcaagcttagtttgagtctgctcgtcagaaacggaagtgctaaaaatagctaaaaatgggcttcacttgtctcaattgggttccaatggggtcgctgtgtccatttcttttactgtctatgtgtacAGTCAATTGTTTctgaatgcattataaatgttacaaatgtattattataacattacaaaGACTATGTGAACTGTGTAGTACTGAATAGTTGAGTTAGACCGTTAAACTGTTTTACTCCAATTCTGTTTAACACCAATTCAGCTattagccccgcccggcccgacagtggaaacacggctaatctTTCACATACACTTCAATAATGTAGgcttattttaaaatagactaatATGCATTTAGTGcaatttgtttttgtataaactaaattagttttttccttgaacattaaataaaaaaataaaataaaaaaaaagtaaaaatgttatattataataaaaataaaaaaaaacactaaactgTACAGCTACTAGATGTCTGCATAgccttttatataaatacacagcgGCCTTTTATTGAgcccag contains:
- the LOC113092845 gene encoding gastrula zinc finger protein XlCGF7.1-like, which produces MVFIKKERKDMKTGEEYGVKYRDIGQQTEMKFIKEESEDMKTEETFRVQHQDTGQQTNMVFIKEDNEDMKIKETFRVKHEDTELKTDLIPLKEEHQQLNEMEDNCKIPHNFTGEHLFNCSQTKKTYSQKRAQKTGVQSHFTCQQCGKSFTTKGNLDAHMRIHTGEKPYTCQQCSKSFTTKGNLDIHMRIHTGEKPYTCKQCEKSFTTKGNLDAHMRIHTGEKPYNCQQCGKNFTKKGNLDSHVRIHTGEKPHTCKQCGKSFTKKGNLDHHMKIHTRKKP